One Streptococcus gallolyticus subsp. gallolyticus DSM 16831 DNA window includes the following coding sequences:
- a CDS encoding RNA-binding S4 domain-containing protein: MRLDKYLKVSRIIKRRPVAKEVADKGRIKVNGVLAKSSTDLKINDEIEIRFGNKLLTVRVLEMKDSTKKEDATRMYEIINETRIEADGEA, from the coding sequence ATGAGACTCGATAAATATTTAAAAGTATCCCGTATTATAAAACGTCGTCCAGTAGCTAAAGAAGTTGCAGATAAAGGACGCATCAAAGTCAATGGTGTCTTAGCAAAATCATCAACTGATTTAAAAATTAACGACGAAATTGAAATTCGTTTTGGAAATAAATTGCTAACAGTACGTGTTCTAGAAATGAAAGATAGCACGAAAAAAGAAGATGCAACCAGAATGTATGAAATCATTAACGAAACAAGGATAGAAGCGGATGGAGAAGCCTAA
- a CDS encoding DUF951 domain-containing protein has protein sequence MYELGSHVEMKKPHACTIKATGKKANEWEVIRLGADIKIRCTNCDHIVMMSRHDFERKLKKVLS, from the coding sequence ATGTACGAACTTGGAAGTCACGTTGAAATGAAAAAGCCCCATGCTTGTACGATAAAAGCTACTGGAAAAAAAGCCAATGAATGGGAAGTCATTCGACTTGGAGCTGATATTAAAATTCGTTGCACAAACTGCGACCATATAGTTATGATGAGCCGCCACGACTTTGAACGCAAATTAAAGAAAGTTTTGTCGTAA
- the mfd gene encoding transcription-repair coupling factor, whose translation MNIIDLFSQNKLIQTWHSGVANLGRQLIMGLSGSSRALAIASAYQANEEKIVVITSTQNEVEKLASDLSSLIGEDKVYTFFADDVAAAEFIFASMDKAHSRLEALNFLQDNKQSGILITSLVGARVLLPNPEIYAESQLNFVVGEDYNLDKVVKVLSNVGYQKVSQVLNPGEFSRRGDIVDIYEMTADYPYRLEFFGDEVDGIRQFDTETQKSLSNVEQVTISPADELILSEEDFARASKAFETFLETAKDEQQAYLSELYAATQEQYKHQDIRRFLSLFYAKEWTLLDYIPKGTPVFFDDFQKLVDRNAKFDLEVANLLTEDLQRGKAVSTLVYFADIYKDLRQYQPATFFSNFHKGLGNLKFDKLHNFTQYPMQEFFNQFPLLIDEVNRYQKSKATVLIQADSQHGLERLQENLHEYGLELPVVAADDLQAQQAQLVVGNLSNGFYFADEKIVLITEHEIYHKKIKRRIRRSNISNAERLKDYNELSKGDYVVHHVHGIGKFLGIETIEIHGVHRDYLTIQYQGSSTISLPVEQIESLSKYVSADGKEPKINKLNDGRFQKTKQKVSKQVEDIADDLLKLYAERSQLKGFAFSPDDDLQREFDEDFAFVETEDQLRSIKEIKHDMEEDKPMDRLLVGDVGFGKTEVAMRAAFKAVKDHKQVAVLVPTTVLAQQHYTNFSERFENYPVTVDVLSRFRSKKEQNDTLDKLKKGQVDIIIGTHRLLSKDVDFADLGLIIIDEEQRFGVKHKEKLKELKTKVDVLTLTATPIPRTLHMSMLGIRDLSVIETPPTNRYPVQTYVLETNPGLIREAIIREIDRGGQVFYVYNRVDTIDQKVSELQELVPEASIGFVHGQMSEIQLENTLMDFIDGVYDVLVATTIIETGIDISNVNTLFIENADHMGLSTLYQLRGRVGRSNRIAYAYLMYRPDKILTEVSEKRLDAIKGFTELGSGFKIAMRDLSIRGAGNILGASQSGFIDSVGFEMYSQLLEEAIAKKQGKFQARRKSNAEMNLQIDAYLPSEYIDDERQKIEIYKRIREIESQKDYQSLQDELIDRFGEYPDQVAYLLEIGLVKAYMDNAFTELVERKDNNLLVRFEKASLQHYLTQDYFEALSKTNLKARIGENQGKIEITFNIRDKKDYEILEELQNFGKMLAEIKSRKIEKD comes from the coding sequence ATGAATATTATTGATTTATTTAGTCAAAATAAGCTCATTCAAACATGGCATAGCGGCGTGGCTAATCTTGGTAGGCAACTGATTATGGGCTTATCAGGTTCTAGTAGAGCTCTTGCCATTGCTTCTGCTTATCAGGCTAATGAGGAAAAAATAGTTGTCATCACCTCAACACAAAATGAAGTTGAAAAATTGGCTAGTGATTTATCTAGCTTGATTGGTGAGGACAAGGTTTATACTTTTTTTGCGGATGATGTTGCGGCGGCAGAGTTTATTTTTGCCTCGATGGATAAGGCACACTCACGCCTAGAAGCTTTAAATTTTTTACAAGATAATAAGCAATCTGGTATCTTAATTACAAGTTTAGTGGGAGCCCGTGTTTTACTACCAAATCCAGAAATTTATGCTGAAAGTCAGCTAAATTTTGTTGTCGGTGAGGATTACAACCTTGACAAGGTTGTAAAGGTACTGTCAAATGTCGGTTACCAAAAAGTATCACAGGTTCTTAATCCAGGCGAATTTAGTCGGCGTGGTGATATCGTTGATATTTATGAGATGACAGCTGACTATCCTTATCGTTTGGAGTTCTTTGGTGATGAAGTTGATGGCATTCGTCAGTTTGATACAGAAACACAAAAATCACTTAGTAATGTTGAGCAGGTAACCATTTCCCCAGCTGATGAGCTCATTTTATCGGAAGAAGATTTTGCTAGAGCTAGTAAGGCATTTGAGACGTTTTTAGAGACTGCTAAAGATGAACAGCAGGCTTATTTAAGTGAGCTTTATGCTGCAACTCAGGAACAGTATAAGCATCAAGACATTAGACGTTTCTTATCACTCTTTTATGCGAAGGAATGGACGTTACTTGATTACATTCCTAAGGGAACACCAGTCTTTTTTGATGATTTTCAAAAGCTAGTTGACCGCAATGCTAAGTTTGATTTGGAAGTTGCAAACTTATTGACAGAAGATTTACAACGTGGTAAAGCAGTGTCAACCTTGGTTTACTTCGCTGATATTTATAAAGACTTACGTCAATATCAGCCAGCAACGTTCTTTTCTAATTTTCATAAAGGATTGGGTAATCTTAAATTTGATAAACTTCATAATTTTACACAATATCCAATGCAAGAATTTTTCAATCAATTTCCGTTATTGATTGATGAAGTTAATCGTTATCAAAAATCTAAAGCGACCGTTTTAATTCAAGCAGATTCGCAGCATGGCTTAGAACGTTTACAGGAGAATTTACATGAATATGGTTTGGAATTACCTGTGGTTGCTGCAGATGATTTACAAGCACAACAAGCTCAGCTAGTCGTTGGCAATTTATCAAATGGCTTTTATTTTGCTGATGAGAAAATTGTTCTCATTACCGAGCATGAAATTTATCATAAGAAAATTAAGCGCCGTATTCGTCGTTCAAATATTAGCAATGCCGAACGTTTGAAAGACTACAATGAATTATCAAAAGGTGATTATGTGGTTCACCATGTTCATGGTATTGGTAAATTTTTAGGAATTGAAACAATTGAAATCCATGGTGTGCACCGCGATTATTTGACCATTCAATATCAAGGTTCTTCAACAATTTCATTGCCAGTAGAGCAAATTGAAAGTTTATCAAAATACGTTTCTGCAGATGGCAAGGAACCTAAAATCAATAAATTAAATGATGGTCGTTTCCAAAAGACCAAACAAAAGGTTTCTAAGCAAGTTGAAGACATTGCGGATGATTTGTTGAAATTGTATGCGGAACGTAGTCAGCTAAAAGGATTTGCTTTTTCACCAGACGATGATTTGCAGCGGGAATTTGACGAAGATTTTGCTTTTGTAGAAACAGAGGACCAGCTTCGCTCTATCAAGGAAATTAAGCACGACATGGAAGAAGATAAGCCAATGGATCGCTTATTGGTTGGGGATGTTGGCTTTGGTAAAACAGAAGTTGCGATGCGCGCCGCTTTTAAAGCTGTTAAAGACCATAAACAAGTAGCTGTCTTAGTGCCAACAACTGTTCTTGCTCAACAACACTACACAAATTTCTCAGAGCGTTTTGAAAATTATCCTGTTACAGTTGATGTGCTTAGTCGTTTTCGTAGCAAAAAAGAACAAAATGACACCCTAGACAAGTTGAAAAAAGGTCAAGTTGATATTATTATTGGTACTCATCGTCTGCTATCTAAAGATGTTGATTTTGCTGATTTAGGTTTGATTATTATTGATGAGGAGCAACGTTTTGGCGTTAAGCACAAAGAAAAATTAAAAGAGCTTAAGACTAAAGTTGATGTATTGACCTTGACAGCGACTCCAATTCCACGAACCCTTCACATGTCAATGTTGGGAATTCGCGACCTGTCAGTTATTGAAACGCCACCGACTAACCGTTACCCTGTTCAAACTTACGTTTTGGAAACTAATCCTGGTCTGATTCGTGAGGCTATCATTCGTGAAATTGACCGTGGCGGACAAGTTTTCTACGTTTACAATAGGGTTGACACTATTGACCAAAAAGTGTCAGAATTGCAAGAGTTGGTTCCTGAAGCAAGCATTGGTTTTGTTCATGGTCAGATGAGTGAAATTCAACTTGAAAATACGCTCATGGACTTTATTGACGGTGTTTACGATGTTCTGGTTGCGACAACTATCATTGAAACAGGCATTGATATTTCTAATGTTAATACTTTATTTATCGAAAATGCAGACCACATGGGCTTGTCAACCTTGTATCAACTTCGTGGACGTGTTGGGCGTTCTAATCGAATTGCTTACGCCTATCTCATGTACCGCCCAGACAAGATTTTGACAGAGGTCTCTGAAAAACGTTTAGATGCTATTAAAGGCTTTACAGAATTAGGTTCTGGTTTCAAAATTGCCATGCGTGATTTATCCATTCGTGGTGCAGGAAATATTCTTGGCGCCTCACAAAGTGGTTTTATTGACTCTGTTGGTTTTGAAATGTATTCACAGTTACTAGAAGAGGCTATCGCTAAGAAACAAGGCAAATTTCAAGCGCGCCGTAAGAGCAATGCGGAGATGAATTTACAAATCGATGCCTACTTACCAAGCGAATATATTGACGATGAACGTCAAAAAATTGAAATTTACAAACGTATTCGTGAAATTGAAAGTCAGAAAGATTATCAAAGTTTACAAGATGAGTTAATTGACCGTTTTGGCGAATACCCTGACCAAGTCGCCTACTTACTTGAAATTGGCTTGGTTAAAGCTTATATGGACAATGCTTTCACAGAACTTGTGGAACGTAAAGATAACAATCTATTAGTACGTTTTGAAAAAGCTTCGCTGCAACATTACTTGACACAAGATTATTTTGAAGCTCTTTCAAAAACAAACTTGAAAGCCCGTATTGGCGAAAATCAAGGTAAAATTGAAATTACTTTTAATATCCGTGATAAAAAAGATTATGAGATTTTAGAAGAACTTCAGAATTTCGGTAAAATGCTAGCTGAAATCAAATCCAGAAAAATTGAAAAAGACTAG
- the dnaA gene encoding chromosomal replication initiator protein DnaA: MTENEQIFWSRVLELAKSQLKQATYEFFVLDARLIQIEQNTATIYLDPMKELFWDKNLKPIILTAGFEVYNAEIVVNYVFEEDLANQTGVVTTSQTVPTTQKNTLPLVDSDLNTKYTFDNFVQGDENRWAFSASYAVADAPGTTYNPLFIWGGPGLGKTHLLNAIGNAVLQNNPNARVKYITAENFINEFVIHIRLDTMEELKEKFRNLDVLLIDDIQSLAKKTLSGTQEEFFNTFNALYDNNKQIVLTSDRTPDHLDNLEQRLVTRFKWGLTINITPPDFETRVAILTNKTQEYNYIFPQDTIEYLAGQFDSNVRDLEGALKDISLVASIKKIETITVDVAAEAIRARKQDGPKMTVIPIDEIQSQVGKFYGVTVKEIKATKRTQDIVLARQVAMYLAREMTDNSLPKIGKEFGGRDHSTVLHAYNKIKNMLAQDDSLRIEIETIKNKIK, encoded by the coding sequence ATGACTGAAAATGAACAAATTTTTTGGAGTAGGGTTCTAGAATTAGCAAAAAGCCAACTAAAACAAGCAACATATGAATTTTTTGTTTTGGATGCTCGTTTGATTCAAATTGAGCAAAATACGGCTACCATTTATTTAGACCCTATGAAAGAGTTGTTTTGGGATAAAAATCTTAAACCAATTATTTTGACGGCTGGTTTTGAGGTTTATAATGCTGAAATTGTTGTCAACTATGTCTTTGAAGAAGATTTAGCCAATCAAACAGGAGTAGTGACAACTTCACAAACTGTTCCAACAACTCAAAAAAACACTTTGCCCCTAGTCGATTCTGACTTAAATACCAAATATACCTTTGATAATTTCGTACAAGGTGACGAAAACCGTTGGGCATTTTCTGCGTCTTACGCCGTTGCAGACGCTCCAGGAACAACTTACAATCCTCTTTTTATTTGGGGAGGACCTGGGTTGGGAAAAACTCACTTGCTCAATGCCATTGGTAATGCGGTTTTGCAAAATAATCCCAATGCGCGTGTAAAGTACATTACTGCTGAAAATTTCATCAATGAATTTGTTATTCATATCCGTTTGGACACAATGGAAGAGTTAAAGGAAAAATTCCGCAATCTTGATGTCTTGCTAATTGATGATATTCAATCCCTAGCGAAGAAAACATTGTCTGGGACACAGGAAGAATTTTTCAATACTTTCAATGCTCTTTATGATAATAACAAGCAAATTGTATTGACAAGTGACCGTACACCTGACCATCTGGACAACCTTGAGCAACGTTTGGTCACGCGCTTCAAATGGGGCTTGACAATCAATATCACTCCCCCTGATTTTGAAACACGTGTTGCCATTTTAACGAATAAAACGCAAGAATATAATTATATTTTTCCGCAAGATACGATTGAGTATCTTGCAGGACAATTTGATTCCAACGTTCGTGACCTTGAGGGAGCTTTAAAAGATATTAGCCTTGTTGCTAGCATTAAAAAGATTGAAACCATTACGGTTGATGTCGCAGCAGAAGCGATTCGCGCTCGTAAGCAAGACGGTCCAAAAATGACAGTTATCCCAATCGATGAAATCCAAAGCCAAGTTGGAAAATTCTATGGCGTTACTGTTAAAGAAATCAAGGCAACCAAACGGACGCAAGATATTGTTTTAGCGCGCCAAGTAGCCATGTATCTCGCGCGTGAAATGACTGATAACTCACTTCCAAAAATCGGGAAGGAATTTGGCGGTCGCGACCACTCAACGGTCTTACATGCCTACAATAAAATCAAAAATATGTTAGCTCAAGATGACAGTTTGCGTATTGAAATTGAAACCATCAAAAATAAGATAAAATAG
- a CDS encoding diacylglycerol/lipid kinase family protein, which yields MTLYIIANPHAGNHGAKQVISDIEKHHTSDICTLLTRYKNDELHQVEKLLKTFDPEQDKLLIVGGDGTLSKVLYHLPVNLPFAYYPVGSGNDFAHALGIVPNLDTLLASLTNQPKEITVYSYQEGLVLNSLDLGFAAWVVNQAANSTLKTVLNKCHLGKLTYVATAIQFLLKNPLQASVSLESSEGDNLTLDDHFFFSLANNTYFGGGIMIWPTATVYSENLECVYAKGETFFQRLTVLLSLVLKRHEKSSYLNHCSLKQVTVNFPKESLIEIDGEVVSLNEITLSPQKRYIYL from the coding sequence ATGACGCTTTATATTATTGCTAATCCCCATGCAGGAAATCATGGGGCAAAACAAGTTATCAGTGATATTGAAAAACATCATACATCAGATATTTGCACTTTATTAACACGCTATAAAAACGATGAATTACATCAAGTTGAGAAACTGCTAAAAACATTTGACCCAGAACAAGATAAGCTTCTGATTGTCGGAGGAGATGGGACATTATCAAAAGTTCTCTATCATTTGCCAGTAAATCTTCCATTTGCCTATTATCCTGTCGGTTCTGGTAATGATTTTGCGCATGCTCTTGGTATAGTACCAAACTTAGATACATTATTAGCCTCGCTAACAAATCAGCCTAAAGAAATCACGGTTTACAGTTATCAAGAAGGTTTAGTATTAAATAGCTTAGATTTAGGATTTGCAGCATGGGTTGTTAATCAGGCTGCTAATTCAACGTTAAAAACTGTGCTTAATAAATGCCACCTTGGAAAATTGACTTATGTTGCAACCGCCATTCAATTTTTATTAAAAAATCCCCTCCAAGCTTCTGTGAGTTTGGAAAGTTCGGAAGGAGATAACTTGACCTTAGATGACCATTTCTTTTTCTCGTTAGCTAATAATACTTATTTTGGTGGAGGGATTATGATTTGGCCAACGGCGACTGTTTATTCTGAGAATTTGGAGTGTGTTTATGCCAAAGGAGAAACTTTTTTCCAACGATTAACGGTACTGTTGTCTTTGGTTCTTAAAAGACATGAGAAATCGTCTTACTTAAATCACTGTTCGTTAAAACAGGTTACGGTTAACTTTCCAAAAGAGAGTTTAATTGAAATTGATGGTGAAGTTGTATCACTAAACGAAATTACTTTATCACCACAAAAACGCTATATTTATTTGTAA
- a CDS encoding FtsB family cell division protein has product MEKPNIVQLNNQYINDENTKKRYVEEENRKRNRFMGWILIVVMLLFILPTYNLVKSYQTLQERKEQVVSLQKSYDKLVVETDAEKLLADRLKDDTYVEKYARAKYYLSRSGETIYPLPNLLPK; this is encoded by the coding sequence ATGGAGAAGCCTAATATCGTTCAATTGAACAATCAATATATCAATGATGAAAATACCAAAAAACGTTATGTCGAAGAAGAAAACCGCAAACGTAATCGTTTTATGGGTTGGATTTTGATTGTTGTCATGTTACTGTTTATTTTACCAACTTATAACCTTGTTAAAAGTTACCAAACTTTACAAGAGCGTAAAGAGCAAGTTGTTTCACTGCAAAAAAGTTATGATAAATTAGTCGTTGAAACAGACGCAGAAAAGCTACTAGCTGACCGTCTAAAAGATGATACTTATGTTGAAAAATATGCTCGCGCTAAATATTACTTATCACGTTCTGGTGAAACAATCTATCCGTTGCCAAACTTATTACCAAAATAA
- the dnaN gene encoding DNA polymerase III subunit beta, which produces MIKFSINKSFFLQALNATKRAISTKNAIPVLSTIKIEVQNSNITLTGSNGQISIENTIPTSNENAGLLITSTGAVLLEANFFINIVSSLPDVTLDFEEIEHHQIVLTSGKSEITLKGKDVDLYPRLQEMATENPLVLETKLLKSIIAETAFAASLQESRPILTGVHMVLSDHKDFKAVATDSHRMSQRKLTLENTSNDFNVVIPSKSLREFAAVFTDDIETVEVFFSDSQMLFRSDYISFYTRLLEGNYPDTDRLLTNAFETEVTFNTNALRSAMERAHLISNATQNGTVKLEIANNSVSAHVNSPEVGKVNEELDTIDQSGNDLTISFNPTYLIEALKALKSETVVIRFISPVRPFTLMPGDDAENFIQLITPVRTN; this is translated from the coding sequence ATGATTAAATTTTCAATTAATAAATCTTTCTTTCTTCAAGCATTGAATGCAACCAAGAGAGCTATTTCTACTAAAAATGCGATTCCTGTTCTTTCAACAATTAAAATTGAAGTTCAAAATAGTAACATTACATTGACTGGTTCTAACGGACAAATTTCAATTGAAAACACTATTCCAACTTCTAATGAAAATGCAGGCTTATTGATTACTTCAACTGGTGCTGTACTATTAGAAGCAAACTTCTTTATTAATATCGTTTCAAGTCTTCCAGATGTGACATTAGACTTTGAAGAAATTGAACACCATCAAATTGTTCTAACAAGTGGTAAATCAGAAATTACCTTAAAAGGAAAAGATGTTGATCTTTACCCTCGCCTTCAAGAAATGGCTACTGAAAATCCTTTAGTTTTAGAAACAAAACTATTGAAATCTATCATTGCTGAAACAGCTTTTGCAGCAAGTCTTCAAGAAAGCCGTCCAATCTTGACTGGTGTTCACATGGTTCTTAGTGACCACAAAGACTTTAAAGCAGTCGCAACTGATTCTCACCGTATGAGCCAACGTAAATTAACTTTGGAAAATACTTCAAATGATTTCAACGTTGTTATTCCAAGTAAATCTTTACGTGAATTTGCAGCTGTATTTACAGATGATATTGAAACGGTAGAAGTTTTCTTCTCTGATAGCCAAATGCTCTTTAGAAGTGACTACATTAGCTTCTATACACGACTTTTAGAAGGAAATTATCCTGATACTGACCGCTTGTTGACAAATGCTTTTGAAACAGAAGTGACATTTAATACCAATGCACTTCGTTCAGCAATGGAACGTGCTCACTTGATTTCAAATGCAACACAAAATGGTACTGTTAAACTTGAAATTGCTAATAATAGCGTTTCTGCTCACGTTAACTCACCTGAAGTCGGTAAAGTTAACGAAGAATTGGATACTATTGACCAATCAGGCAATGATTTGACAATCAGCTTTAACCCAACTTATCTGATTGAAGCTCTTAAAGCCTTGAAGAGTGAAACAGTTGTTATTCGCTTTATTTCACCAGTGCGTCCATTTACTTTAATGCCAGGTGATGATGCTGAGAACTTTATTCAATTAATCACTCCAGTTCGTACAAACTAA
- the pth gene encoding aminoacyl-tRNA hydrolase: MVKMIVGLGNPGSKYHETRHNIGFMAIDRLAKDFNVTFSEEKNFKAEVGSCFINGEKVYLVKPTTFMNNSGIAVHALLTYYNIDIEDFLVIYDDLDMEVGRIRLRQKGSAGGHNGIKSIIAHTGTQAFDRIKVGIGRPKQGRSVVDHVLGKFDQDDYITVTNTLEKVNEAVLFYLQEADFVKTMQKFNG, encoded by the coding sequence ATGGTAAAAATGATTGTTGGTCTGGGAAACCCAGGCAGTAAATATCACGAAACAAGGCATAATATTGGTTTTATGGCAATTGACCGCCTTGCTAAGGATTTCAATGTCACATTTTCAGAGGAAAAGAATTTTAAAGCAGAAGTTGGTTCTTGTTTTATCAACGGAGAAAAAGTTTATCTAGTCAAACCAACCACTTTTATGAACAATTCAGGCATCGCTGTTCATGCTTTGTTGACGTATTATAATATTGATATTGAAGATTTCTTAGTGATTTATGATGATTTAGATATGGAAGTGGGGCGTATTCGCCTACGTCAGAAAGGCTCTGCTGGTGGGCATAATGGCATAAAATCTATCATTGCTCACACTGGAACGCAGGCATTTGACCGTATTAAAGTTGGTATTGGACGTCCAAAGCAAGGTCGTTCGGTAGTTGACCATGTTCTTGGAAAATTTGACCAAGATGATTATATTACAGTTACTAATACACTTGAAAAGGTTAATGAAGCTGTTCTATTTTATTTACAGGAAGCAGATTTTGTAAAAACCATGCAAAAATTTAATGGGTAA
- a CDS encoding helix-turn-helix domain-containing protein — translation MAEKLYVSRQTISNWERGKTYPDINSLLLIATYFGISLDNLIKGDVDIMKHQVDQSQFKKWLIIGGISWFLFSVAVPTRYLLDSGQATAILWLLAMPVAYSAFQILYILKNRELQTYADILNFLNPKKNVKTSILSELWFVVSVIVIAFIIFFAGTVISALIFHY, via the coding sequence TTGGCAGAAAAGCTCTATGTTTCACGTCAAACAATTTCTAATTGGGAACGAGGTAAAACTTACCCAGATATTAATTCACTTTTGTTGATAGCGACCTATTTTGGTATTTCCTTAGATAATCTAATCAAAGGAGATGTTGATATTATGAAACATCAAGTTGACCAGTCGCAGTTTAAGAAATGGCTCATTATTGGAGGAATTTCTTGGTTTCTTTTCTCGGTAGCAGTACCCACACGTTATTTATTGGATTCAGGACAGGCGACTGCGATTCTGTGGCTATTGGCTATGCCAGTTGCCTATTCAGCTTTTCAAATATTATATATCTTAAAAAATCGAGAACTTCAGACCTATGCTGATATTTTAAATTTTTTAAATCCTAAAAAGAATGTAAAAACAAGTATTTTAAGTGAATTGTGGTTTGTGGTTAGTGTGATAGTTATTGCATTTATTATCTTTTTTGCTGGTACAGTTATTTCTGCTCTGATTTTTCATTATTAA
- the ychF gene encoding redox-regulated ATPase YchF — protein sequence MALTAGIVGLPNVGKSTLFNAITKAGAEAANYPFATIDPNVGMVEVPDERLQKLTELITPKKTVPTTFEFTDIAGIVKGASRGEGLGNKFLANIREVDAIVHVVRAFDDENVMREQGREDAFVDPLADIDTINLELILADLESVNKRYARVEKVARTQKDKDSIAEFNVLQKIKPVLEDGKSARTVDFTEEEQKIVKQLFLLTTKPVLYVANVDEDKVANPDDIEYVKQIREFAATENAEVVVISARAEEEISELDDEDKALFLEDLGLTESGVDKLTRAAYHLLGLGTYFTAGEKEVRAWTFKRGIKAPQAAGIIHSDFERGFIRAITMSYDDLIKYGSEKAVKEAGRLREEGKDYVVQDGDIMEFRFNV from the coding sequence ATGGCTTTAACAGCAGGTATCGTTGGTTTACCAAATGTTGGAAAATCAACTCTTTTTAATGCGATTACAAAGGCAGGTGCGGAAGCTGCTAACTATCCTTTCGCGACAATCGACCCTAACGTTGGTATGGTAGAAGTACCAGATGAACGTTTGCAAAAATTGACTGAACTTATCACACCGAAAAAAACAGTTCCAACAACCTTTGAATTTACTGATATTGCGGGTATCGTAAAAGGTGCTTCACGTGGTGAAGGTCTTGGTAATAAATTCCTTGCTAACATTCGTGAAGTAGATGCTATCGTTCACGTTGTTCGTGCTTTTGATGATGAAAATGTTATGCGTGAGCAAGGGCGTGAAGATGCTTTTGTTGACCCACTTGCAGATATCGACACAATTAACTTAGAATTGATTCTTGCTGACTTGGAATCTGTTAATAAACGTTATGCGCGTGTAGAAAAAGTGGCACGTACTCAAAAAGATAAAGATTCTATCGCAGAATTTAACGTTCTTCAAAAAATTAAACCAGTCCTTGAAGATGGAAAATCAGCACGTACGGTTGACTTTACAGAAGAAGAACAAAAAATTGTTAAACAATTGTTCCTTTTGACAACAAAACCAGTACTTTACGTTGCAAACGTTGACGAAGATAAAGTAGCTAATCCAGACGATATCGAATACGTAAAACAAATTCGTGAATTTGCTGCAACTGAAAATGCAGAAGTTGTTGTCATCTCAGCGCGTGCCGAAGAAGAAATCTCTGAACTTGATGATGAAGATAAAGCATTATTCCTTGAAGACCTTGGTTTAACAGAATCTGGTGTTGATAAATTGACACGTGCTGCTTATCACTTGCTTGGTCTTGGCACTTACTTTACAGCAGGTGAAAAAGAAGTTCGTGCATGGACATTCAAACGTGGTATCAAAGCTCCTCAAGCAGCTGGTATCATTCACTCTGATTTTGAACGTGGATTTATCCGTGCGATTACAATGTCTTATGATGACTTAATCAAATATGGTTCTGAAAAAGCTGTCAAAGAAGCAGGTCGTCTTCGTGAAGAAGGGAAAGATTATGTGGTTCAAGATGGTGATATCATGGAATTCCGCTTTAACGTATAA
- a CDS encoding SP_0009 family protein, producing MENLIETIEKFLAYSDEKLEELAKENQKLREENHQSTKN from the coding sequence ATGGAAAATTTAATCGAAACCATTGAAAAATTTCTGGCTTATTCCGATGAAAAATTGGAAGAATTAGCCAAAGAAAATCAAAAACTCAGAGAAGAAAATCATCAATCAACTAAAAACTAA